The genomic region GGTTTCATTGAAGACGAGCAGTAGATCGTGCCATTCCGCGTGCCGCCCCAGATAGTTTGAAATCAGGGTCTGTACCCCCTTCCAAAATGCCTGATCTCCGACCTCTTGTCGTAAAAGATGGAACGCCATCGCGGTCTTTTGGTATCCGATCGCGTTGTCGCGCTCGTCATGCTTCTGCATGAACCGGCCCACAGGATAGTCGCGATCGGGCGGCACGTGCAGATTATACGACCGGACGAACAGACGCCGCTGATCACGAGCCTGGAACGATTCGCTCGTCAGTTCGTACCAATAGTAATTGGCCACATAGGTGGTCAGTCCCTCAACCCAGTTCCCCGTGTCCGTTCGGTTGAACACACCGTTGCCGATCCAAGAATGAACGATCTCATGACCAAGGGCATAGGGCTGGACATAGTGCCGCTTGATAATGGCGCTGCCGAGCAGGGTGAATGAGGGCATGCCCAAACCGCTCGCGAAGAAATTCTCGACGACGGCAAACGTCTCAAAGGGATAGGGCCCCAGCACTCCGACATACGCATCCAGATACCGGCTGGTGGCGTCCAGATATTCGTCCGCAAGATGCGCGTCTTCGGGAAATAGGTAGGTTGCCAGCCTCACGGGTTGGCCACTCGTTGCGACCCAAGAGCGCTCTTTGACGACGAATCGATTGGCGACGAGCGTCAGGGCTTCGCTTGGCCTGGTCGGATCGCACTCTATCAGCGCCATGTCCGACTGACGGCATTGATCCGGCGAGCAGGCAGTCGTCCGGCGCACTGCCGCTTGCGTGACGGCCGTCCAACTCTTTGGCAATGCGACACGAAGCGCGTACGAACTCAGAGACCCCTGACTATCCGGGTACCATTGGCTCTCACTGCTGAGATAGACACCTTCAGGCCCGATATGGCCGGCCGTCTCGCTCGGGGTCACAAAACGCAGGTGGCGCGGCTCCCTCGGCGGATCGTTGACGACGCCCTGATAGGTGATCACAAGTGTCGTGGTCGCATTCTCGCCCATGCCGTCGGGCAACGGAATGACCACTTGCTGGGACTGTGGCGCGGCCACGTCGCGTTCAATTGTGAATGGGAGCGCCCGATCGAGTCCATGCCCCGTCGAATCATCCGATCCCTCGGCAACGCGCTGGACGACGAGCGTCGAGGCCAATGACAAACGAACCACGGCTTGTTTTCCAGGACGGACAAGCGTGATGCGGTCTCGACCGATCAGTTCGTGGCTTTCCGGGTAGAGTTGCACGAACAGATCATGGCGCTGAACACTTGTCACCTGAGACGGATGGAGGGGTTCTTCGCACAGACTGCGTTCTGCTTGGAAAATCGTTGCGGCGAGAAGAGCGAGCGCGAAAAGGAGCGCCTTGCCAGTGAGCATTCGGGAGGTTTTAGCATTCGCGGCAGACAAGCACAAGCTGGATGACCGAAAGCATTCTCTCAAGATCAACCGGTTTGGTGAGAACCTCCTGTGGATGGAGCGACCATGCTTCTTCGAGAACTTCCTCGTCGTGACTGCCGGTAATGATAATGACGGCGCCGCCGAATTCCTTCTGGCGAAGCCGACGCATCATTTCAACGCCGCTCATTCCTGGCAGGAACAGATCGAGCAAGATCAAATCAGGAGGAGCTTGGTCGACCATCGAGAGGGCGGCTGTCGCACTCTTTACTCCGAGAGCCCGATATCCTCGAAGGCTCAAGAACTGCACCAGCAATTCCCTCACTAGCTGCTCATCGTCGACGACCAACACCGTTTCGCCGATATCGGTTGCTGTGCCTGCCGACGGAACAAGCGAACTATCCGAAACCGACTTCATGGGCTGCTGCACGACGCGATTGACGCCTTCGACGAGAACGTCCAATGAGAGACCCTTGCGCAAGAAGTCCGTGACGCGCAGCGATCGAGCCTGATTTTCCTGGATTTCCGTCGCACCTCCTCCAAGAATAATGACGGGTGCCTGCGGATCCATGGCCCGGATCTCCTTCAA from Nitrospira japonica harbors:
- a CDS encoding M1 family metallopeptidase; the protein is MLTGKALLFALALLAATIFQAERSLCEEPLHPSQVTSVQRHDLFVQLYPESHELIGRDRITLVRPGKQAVVRLSLASTLVVQRVAEGSDDSTGHGLDRALPFTIERDVAAPQSQQVVIPLPDGMGENATTTLVITYQGVVNDPPREPRHLRFVTPSETAGHIGPEGVYLSSESQWYPDSQGSLSSYALRVALPKSWTAVTQAAVRRTTACSPDQCRQSDMALIECDPTRPSEALTLVANRFVVKERSWVATSGQPVRLATYLFPEDAHLADEYLDATSRYLDAYVGVLGPYPFETFAVVENFFASGLGMPSFTLLGSAIIKRHYVQPYALGHEIVHSWIGNGVFNRTDTGNWVEGLTTYVANYYWYELTSESFQARDQRRLFVRSYNLHVPPDRDYPVGRFMQKHDERDNAIGYQKTAMAFHLLRQEVGDQAFWKGVQTLISNYLGRHAEWHDLLLVFNETSGRDLGWFFRQWIERGGVPAPSLSRAVARPVDGGAAFDLDIGITQAEPLFRFPVQIRVRMDNGLEHPLTVHMTDAAHSATVRLPNRPVDVRLDPDSLLIRRIPRQSLPPTLNHYVTDIRRTVMLAGSIPPSHPYRELVARIEAQEGRKGISDRAAIIPNAEAAQIPPEGSVLLLGHDGKREIIQPLLATHCGTRVRLTESGIAIEGSDYDGPGTAVIATCHRADRPGSVLSLFYSATPEAAASVSRLLFFYGWNSVVVFKNGSVVSRGEWPGEREAGEQMEVAIDAVPVIR
- a CDS encoding response regulator, with protein sequence MVKLLIIDDDRMNCDLLQAVFARHGYEVHTATNGIEGLALFREHGPRVTILDLRMPGMDGLMTLKEIRAMDPQAPVIILGGGATEIQENQARSLRVTDFLRKGLSLDVLVEGVNRVVQQPMKSVSDSSLVPSAGTATDIGETVLVVDDEQLVRELLVQFLSLRGYRALGVKSATAALSMVDQAPPDLILLDLFLPGMSGVEMMRRLRQKEFGGAVIIITGSHDEEVLEEAWSLHPQEVLTKPVDLERMLSVIQLVLVCREC